The Oncorhynchus tshawytscha isolate Ot180627B linkage group LG08, Otsh_v2.0, whole genome shotgun sequence genome window below encodes:
- the LOC112256865 gene encoding MAX gene-associated protein isoform X4 yields MAAKKERIMLLHEEGATAPIALPSPASPPDLFGVLNTGQASAVVANEEANSPATSTPGSAMGTGQMVSTLNSAARSNNQPENLPPESTYSGIKVMLDNNNMWNEFFKCKTEMIITKQGRRMFPYCRFRVSGLEPFQKYTLLMDINPVDNKRYKWTGQDWQMSGKAEAHLLRRVFIHPDSPSSGHQWMQNPVSFYKLKLTDNTMDQEGNVILHPMHRYLPHLHLVSAETATEDIQLNGPDVITFTFPQTEFFAVTAYQNVRMSRFKAEFNPFASGPNSQALKLKMSPSNESKDETRSPNELKPVKGLNGLKSLMAAKRRSKDTSTVDKGLLSPDAQNVSLADGDKTEVKTDGPSSRLKSRPSNEMNKDSAQSPNELKSVKSLNNLKSLMGKRTSKDTSVGGQGLLAPNAQNVMLADSDKSGVQTSPSNKSKKDTNSSTNDLKPGKSLNNLKSLMAKHSSKGTSAVDQRVLSEDAQRVTPVDRDKSGVNANGPSLSTPKLKSRSCNELKKAGTTSAKEFNSLRSNLSLSKCNPKDTSAVGQGLLFSDAQNVILADSEKSGVKMDKPSSCKKSSPSNETMKVETISPKVCNYVKNSRKSLHRKHNSQKTSAADHGQKSVRNTESTEYHSCTTGPPQSNFPELIRECRLKIRRCNVEITNTTCSVEQTNTKGMIANGKVVEVAVNDNFSQISEPEALSGKTIERVGTLHNGNVIDSVKDLFNSSQSQEPVKPRVSINDHSANEVENSQKASQSSSVSSEAKMTGFDEQLQGKAKPHKRPEPVPLPLLALYLQQLKLKSRSVRTKPKSPPGLPSSSSPSSAVPTTDPVIPATDQTFPAMDSSGPALESTGPALESTGPALESTGPSRDSTGCAVVPASGPADPAINHIVPVIAPTGPTTDYAGLPIDISVPNTDFLVPATDSLLPEPDSVLPTADHLFLVPEPTLSIAQSSPTPCLPATVLLSPFPDPLLPAQELPPPVPVTLNLATDLSSLTSDPPSTAPALSSTPSLANLEPEFTPSLPSPGPSRGGFEPSSPAPLPDLEPPLSSPVTLKPEATAPSLPVHASSFPALERLLPPDAFVLSSEFSSHGSLLGLPAPDPFLTIPFIPLLPSAHINPLPFEATSFSSTSHPDSLALDTALSPSPSDTTSSFQVNYEPLTHPSTPSPLPFQLSSFSLLGPDPLSPTPSLADLTNLFSIAEELEITEDFPSSEAPPVPCPPVRSTPSIPVSSTLPVGSSQPTQRNKPRRSKKRSRKGVKSAKGDSLPVIDGSTDVAMQPNLEEVEEQLFVSFTSKEALDVHLGEPALCETTTAQPQKPPEATENVGGLKTTEERIVAFEKVILGDLKVMRHRQVIHPVLQEVGLKMSLLDPTLVIDLQYLGVRLPLPPPFLCPEPNSPGLASSPSGSVPFVSRTGKTTDFTQIKGWRDKFVPSNSPSSSKPEGCPSSEVVPKNLSAFCSDMLDEYLANEGKLIDERAASFTQTTVVTPVVYQLPTKSTSYVRTLDSVLKKQAPALSSTFVPPSKKPRLPPTSKGLKKSEKRQQKQQCSKQNRTKLTSATTPTPLPTEPKPLLMDHGTPITHDDTIETIKRRPPPAHDPPVSRPEVEEPPPAELAPVEEDDSDPEPQPAAKTKVVFPGLTKALLRQRDLEDGVVWEGKRRTCISNERATVALTSHFTSTGFVCENPTAPIRIINRRAPPCLKAFCRLGCVCASLAQDRRIIHCGKIECIFGCSCLRQKVVVLKNLEGPDSNASEEGLSKKRRRKWKRMRMAYTLREAETVSEPAPRVRMLWRKTDGETDPEPVLAPTPVYLPHLPLQEEPSVVYCSPVREEGGTMTCARVRAFQSKSTNRPEVIDNHCKPIDSAPVNSSSMSEKSLSCHRPKYTKPSKRLEIMSKCKWRSLADRNLVLKIVCEHMAKDHLRNPFWVKGYLIKPVSQTLRNDGESCSIHYKVLISQVPRPDEVEEENGEEEQAWMGEEDEEELMEEQREEDKVEEVPVVEEVPVVEEVPVVEEVPVVEEVPVVEEVPVVEEVPVVEEVPVVEELPVVEELPVVEELPVVEELPVVEEVPVVEEVDNKAVGRRKDLKWQGLPFLTGISPAGLLTGNLKLPEISDQKCITVNGMSYPHAKIQLGMMGAMHPANRLAAYLTGKLRRPACLKRSMAASSSVPSQKHPSETPKGATDTKSSTRQPAQLAATPTTMVTTSVPSTIPVAAGPKFIGANVSPQNASRISEVVTSPPMLSVPVTSTSVRMPSPLTSLTPIMSLTPLTSGQRIVLQPVRNTSANTLYKNPKGQLIQLVALSQLKALNPKLVMHNKGGMIILTMPECLTTMNSSTSSLTTLESKGPRSCASTISTVPLVTFPKTQTASSTTITAPKTTAGYVSLFPTVTNGGTYTLEMVPQTGNKEPIIIKCPAVPAQGSSKVMPVVGGVTVLQPHPETTVITVKSPTKTVKNTGVKADNISTVTSNVDSNVVSEVCSWMRPFQKTKTPPKSTKPPKGPQFKFIKADAISPAHCNLDPNIQPEVVIVLQPPPKPPITQVTMTGIKDNTSTADSNLLTKMVHVDDPYQTWTGRPKRKMVEDEYDLDDTDEETDEKTDNSSDETDSDDSSVNKEELIDVISEQLKHNVDERHRRFELHGCFQRLRETLKLDQKAAKVYIFKEATEEIQILTTKSNDMEKLRSSLTLERAAYVKKMSQLTGNNGHCCNISAFKKHSTNIFPSTGESEKQILRNIQYVCSQQKSEELLVNRNMEGVPKDSSAVSSSSAVLTCSEARSRPRPRHMGGVTAEEEDREEVMEVVDLLEDTEEDREAVMEVVDLLEDTEEDREAVMEVVDLLEDTEEEKTDNSSDETEDSADDDNNKNNNVKGDVINIRDVEESVEEEEAVDIENVEDNAQKSTTSQLKAKYAKEVEGEKGPKLRDRKQVLDLRDKCERLEKLKSGLTRERAGDIKKISKKSGKTEELIIRKLQDISTKQKDMVFKRKWRGPSSSVSPNKTISLRSTRQPKPKSLAPSLKLKVVATSVPHSIPQKPASQRPKTSPITPPSSNHPSTWRSPRERTRPNILSGRKIQPAPDSPPVHAGFLPPQMLSIVGGVITSEQVIAMQSARSLLPGGRAAGIEMRQSQTPGVASVTIIIPSMSEPISLTPTFNNCNRGVPNFADVVSLVKARQNQSAPGVSGGAQRRPAPVKGRGSGLEYGEVLGKQLDHAVDSVGINDADGNSEEDEDNKDGDGEDESLASVLNEIFILHQQITTDNNSSPRGPPVVSRIPHTEPGQMGTVRVPTPQTDRVLLPPKTEKAIIGDGDDERSLSPLFLRLNDDKGQEKTSKGPGLPIPQAEDLKVGFGSNLKPSETVSAPAVNGHSQQAKACTTKGQDVLQKALTPPLLLQMKVGGVAEVLESNEKPGDALTPPPLLQMRPMPRLDPR; encoded by the exons ATGGCTGCCAAAAAGGAGAGAATAATGCTTCTTCATGAGGAGGGGGCTACTGCCCCCATAGCACTGCCCTCACCTGCCTCtccccctgacctctttggtgtCCTAAACACAGGGCAAGCAAGTGCAGTTGTAGCCAATGAAGAAGCAAACAGTCCAGCAACATCTACTCCAGGTTCTGCAATGGGTACTGGTCAAATGGTTTCTACATTGAACTCTGCTgccaggtctaataaccaaccaGAGAATTTACCACCAGAGAGCACCTACAGCGGTATCAAGGTGATGTTGGacaataacaacatgtggaatgaGTTTTTCAAATGCAAAACCGAAATGATAATAACCAAACAAGGCCGGAGGATGTTCCCTTATTGCCGCTTTCGCGTCTCTGGTTTGGAGCCCTTCCAGAAGTACACTCTGCTCATGGATATCAACCCTGTGGACAACAAACGTTACAAGTGGACTGGGCAAGACTGGCAAATGAGTGGGAAGGCAGAGGCTCATTTGCTGAGACGGGTTTTCATCCATCCAGACTCTCCATCTTCTGGTCACCAATGGATGCAGAACCCAGTGTCATTCTACAAGCTTAAGCTCACTGACAACACGATGGACCAGGAGGGCAATGTAATTTTGCACCCAATGCACCGCTACTTACCACATCTGCATTTGGTCTCAGCTGAAACGGCTACAGAGGATATTCAGCTCAATGGGCCTGACGTGATAACCTTCACCTTTCCCCAGACTGAATTCTTTGCTGTAACAGCCTACCAGAATGTACGCATGTCTCGGTTTAAAGCAGAATTCAACCCCTTTGCAAGTGGACCCAACTCCCAGGCTCTAAAGTTGAAAATGAGTCCCTCCAATGAGTCGAAGGATGAAACCAGATCTCCCAATGAACTCAAGCCTGTGAAAGGCTTGAATGGCCTGAAATCTTTGATGGCGGCAAAACGCAGATCTAAAGACACTTCAACAGTAGATAAAGGACTCCTGAGCCCTGATGCTCAAAATGTTTCCCTTGCAGATGGTGACAAAACTGAGGTCAAAACTGATGGACCCAGCTCCAGGCTGAAATCAAGGCCCTCCAATGAGATGAACAAAGACTCAGCCCAATCGCCCAATGAGCTCAAGTCTGTGAAAAGCCTGAATAATCTTAAGTCTTTGATGGGGAAACGCACTTCCAAAGATACTTCAGTAGGAGGCCAAGGACTTCTCGCTCCGAATGCCCAAAATGTTATGCTTGCAGATAGTGATAAGTCCGGAGTCCAAACAAGTCCCTCCAATAAGTCAAAAAAAGACACAAACAGTTCTACCAATGACCTCAAGCCTGGGAAAAGCCTGAATAACCTGAAGTCTTTGATGGCAAAACACAGCTCTAAAGGCACATCCGCAGTAGATCAGAGAGTTCTCAGTGAAGATGCTCAACGTGTTACACCTGTAGACAGAGACAAATCTGGAGTCAACGCTAATGGACCCAGTTTAAGCACTCCAAAGCTGAAATCAAGATCCTGCAATGAGTTGAAAAAAGCAGGAACCACATCTGCCAAGGAATTCAACTCTCTTAGAAGTAATCTGTCTTTGTCAAAATGCAATCCTAAAGACACTTCAGCAGTAGGTCAAGGACTCCTGTTCTCAGATGCTCAAAATGTTATACTTGCAGACAGTGAAAAGTCAGGAGTCAAAATGGATAAACCCAGCTCCTGCAAGAAATCAAGTCCTTCCAATGAGACGATGAAAGTTGAAACAATATCTCCCAAGGTGTGCAATTATGTGAAAAATTCCCGAAAGTCTTTGCATAGAAAACACAACTCCCAAAAGACTTCAGCAGCAGATCATGGACAAAAGTCAGTCAGAAACACAGAGTCCACTGAATACCATTCTTG TACAACAGGTCCTCCCCAAAGTAACTTCCCTGAGCTGATTCGGGAGTGTCGTCTGAAAATACGAAGGTGCAATGTTGAGATAACCAATACAACTTGTAGTGTTGAGCAAACAAACACTAAGGGCATGATTGCCAATGGCAAAGTTGTGGAAGTAGCTGTGAATGACAATTTTTCCCAGATTTCTGAACCTGAAGCCTTGTCCGGGAAGACTATTGAAAGGGTGGGAACACTGCACAATGGGAATGTGATTGACAGTGTCAAGGACCTCTTCAATTCATCTCAGTCCCAGGAACCGGTCAAGCCCCGTGTGTCAATCAATGACCATTCAGCAAATGAAGTTGAAAACAGTCAAAAGGCTTCCCAGAGCTCCTCAGTGAGCTCTGAAGCAAAAATGACAGGTTTTGATGAACAGCTGCAGGGGAAGGCTAAACCACACAAACGACCGGAACCTGTGCCTTTGCCCCTTCTTGCACTCTACCTTCAACAGTTGAAGTTAAAATCCAGATCTGTTAGGACCAAACCGAAATCTCCCCCGGGATTGCCTTCGTCTTCATCCCCATCTTCTGCTGTTCCAACCACCGATCCTGTTATTCCAGCCACTGATCAAACCTTTCCAGCCATGGACTCAAGTGGCCCAGCCTTGGAATCTACTGGCCCAGCCTTGGAATCTACTGGCCCAGCCTTGGAATCTACTGGTCCATCCAGGGATTCTACTGGATGTGCTGTAGTTCCAGCCAGTGGTCCTGCTGATCCAGCTATCAATCACATTGTTCCAGTCATTGCCCCCACTGGGCCAACCACAGACTATGCTGGTCTACCCATAGATATTTCAGTCCCAAACACAGATTTTTTGGTTCCTGCCACAGACTCATTGTTACCAGAACCTGACTCAGTTTTACCAACCGCTGACCATTTGTTTCTTGTCCCTGAGCCTACCTTATCCATTGCACAATCATCCCCCACCCCTTGTTTGCCAGCAACTGTCTTATTATCACCATTCCCTGACCCATTGTTACCAGCCCAAGAATTGCCACCCCCTGTACCTGTCACATTAAACCTAGCGACTGATTTATCATCACTTACCTCTGACCCTCCCTCAACTGCTCCAGCACTGTCATCAACACCTAGTCTTGCCAACTTGGAACCTGAATTTACCCCCTCGTTACCATCCCCTGGTCCTTCGCGAGGTGGCTTTGAGCCATCCTCACCTGCGCCATTACCAGATCTTGAACCCCCTTTAAGTTCCCCTGTTACATTGAAACCGGAAGCCACCGCCCCCTCCTTACCTGTACATGCCTCCTCATTCCCAGCCCTTGAACGATTACTGCCCCCTGACGCTTTTGTTCTATCCTCTGAATTTTCATCACATGGATCACTTTTAGGCCTACCTGCCCCTGATCCTTTTTTAACAATACCCTTTATCCCATTGTTGCCTTCCGCTCACATTAACCCATTACCCTTTGAGGCAACCTCATTTTCCTCTACCTCTCACCCTGACTCACTTGCTCTGGACACTGCCTTATCCCCATCTCCCTCAGACACTACCTCATCATTCCAAGTCAATTATGAACCATTAACACACCCATCTACACCGTCTCCACTCCCATTCCAGTTATCTTCCTTTTCATTGTTAGGTCCTGACCCATTGTCACCAACCCCGTCACTGGCTGACCTCACTAACCTTTTCTCCATCGCCGAAGAGCTTGAGATAACTGAAGACTTTCCCAGCAGTGAGGCACCTCCTGTCCCATGCCCTCCTGTCCGAAGTACCCCTAGCATACCAGTTAGTTCTACTTTACCTGTTGGTTCTAGTCAGCCAACCCAGAGAAATAAACCCCGGAGATCTAAGAAGAGATCAAGGAAAGGAGTGAAATCTGCCAAGGGTGATTCACTCCCAGTGATTGATGGATCTACAGATGTCGCCATGCAGCCCAACCTGGAGGAAGTTGAGGAGCAGCTGTTCGTGTCTTTCACCTCCAAG GAAGCACTTGATGTCCACCTGGGAGAGCCTGCACTTTGTGAGACGACGACTGCGCAACCTCAGAAGCCCCCAGAGGCGACAGAGAATG TTGGAGGACTAAAAACCACAGAGGAAAGAATAGTAGCTTTCGAGAAGGTTATTTTGGGTGACCTAAAGGTTATGAGGCATCGACAGGTTATTCATCCTGTGTTGCAAGAAG TTGGACTGAAGATGAGTTTACTGGATCCCACTCTGGTCATTGACCTGCAGTACCTAGGTGTTCGTCTACCTCTACCCCCACCCTTTTTATGTCCAGAACCAAACTCTCCAGGGTTGGCATCTTCTCCAA GTGGTTCAGTCCCCTTTGTTTCCAGGACAGGCAAGACCACAGACTTCACCCAAATCAAAGGCTGGAGAGATAAGTTTGTCCCCTCGAACTCGCCATCATCCTCCAAGCCTGAAG GTTGCCCAAGTTCAGAAGTGGTCCCAAAGAACTTGTCGGCCTTCTGCAGTGACATGTTGGATGAGTACCTGGCTAACGAAGGTAAACTCATTGACGAGCGCGCTGCCAGTTTCACCCAGACCACCGTCGTCACCCCTGTGGTCTACCAGCTACCCACCAAGAGCACCAGCTACGTCCGAACCCTAGACAGTGTGCTGAAGAAACAGGCACCGGCACTTTCTTCCACCTTTGTCCCACCATCCAAAAAACCCAGACTGCCCCCCACATCCAAAGGACTTAAAAAATCTGAGAAAAGGCAACAAAAACAGCAATGTTCAAAGCAGAACAGAACTAAACTAACTTCTGCAACAACCCCAACACCATTGCCCACTGAGCCAAAACCGCTATTGATGGATCATGGCACCCCCATCACCCACGATGACACAATTGAAACTATAAAAAGGAGACCTCCACCAGCCCATGACCCTCCTGTGTCCAGGCCAGAGGTAGAAGAGCCACCTCCCGCTGAACTGGCTCCTGTGGAAGAGGATGACTCGGACCCAGAGCCACAGCCTGCTGCCAAGACCAAGGTCGTGTTTCCTGGGCTGACCAAGGCCCTGCTCCGACAAAGGGATTTGGAGGACGGGGTTGTCTGGGAGGGCAAGCGCCGGACCTGCATCTCAAACGAGAGGGCGACGGTCGCCCTCACCTCCCACTTCACCTCAACG GGCTTTGTTTGTGAGAACCCTACAGCTCCTATTAGGATCATAAATCGCAGGGCTCCTCCCTGCCTCAAAGCATTCTGCCgattgggctgtgtgtgtgccagcctGGCACAGGATCGTCGTATTATCCACTGTGGAAAGATTGAGTGCATCTTTGGCTGCAGCTGCCTCAGGCAGAAGGTGGTCGTCCTCAAGAACTTAGAAGGACCAGATTCTAATGCGTCAGAGGAGGGCCTGTCCAAGAAGCGGAGGAGAAAGTGGAAGAGGATGAGGATGGCATATA CTCTCAGGGAGGCTGAGACGGTATCAGAACCTGCTCCGCGTGTGAGAATGTTGTGGAGAAAGACGGATGGAGAGACGGACCCGGAGCCCGTCCTCGCCCCAACACCGGTCTACCTACCACATCTTCCACTACAGGAAGAACCTTCAGTG GTGTATTGTTCTCCGGTGAGAGAGGAAGGCGGGACCATGACATGTGCCAGAGTGCGTGCGTTTCAAAGCAAGAGCACAAACCGACCTGAGGTCATTGACAATCACTGCAAACCAATAGACTCTGCACCAG TGAACTCTTCCAGTATGTCAGAGAAGTCGTTGTCCTGCCATCGTCCCAAGTACACGAAGCCCTCCAAGCGCCTGGAGATTATGTCTAAGTGTAAGTGGAGGAGCCTGGCGGATAGGAACCTGGTGCTGAAAATTGTGTGTGAGCACATGGCCAAGGACCACCTCAGGAACCCCTTCTGGGTCAAAGGTTACCTTATAAAACCCGTGTCTCAGACCCTGAGAAATGATGGCGAAAGCTGCTCCATCCACTACAAGGTACTCATCTCTCAGGTCCCGAGACCGGACGAAGTGGAGGAGGAGAACGGTGAGGAGGAGCAGGCATGGATgggagaggaagatgaagaagaactaatggaagagcagagagaggaggataaagtgGAGGAAGTACCTGTCGTGGAGGAAGTACCTGTCGTGGAGGAAGTACCTGTCGTGGAGGAAGTACCTGTCGTGGAGGAAGTACCTGTCGTGGAGGAAGTACCTGTCGTGGAGGAAGTACCTGTCGTGGAGGAAGTACCTGTCGTGGAGGAATTACCTGTCGTGGAGGAATTACCTGTCGTGGAGGAATTACCTGTCGTGGAGGAATTACCTGTCGTGGAGGAAGTACCTGTCGTGGAGGAAGTGGACAACAAGGCTGTGGGGCGTAGAAAGGATCTGAAATGGCAGGGCCTGCCTTTCTTAACAGGAATTTCTCCTGCTGGCCTCCTTACTGGCAACCTTAAGCTGCCAGAAATCTCAGACCAGAAATGTATCACG GTGAATGGCATGTCCTACCCCCATGCCAAGATACAACTGGGCATGATGGGAGCCATGCACCCAGCCAACCGTCTTGCTGCTTACCTCACGGGCAAGTTACGAAGGCCTGCCTGTCTAAAGCGGTCTATGGCGGCCTCCTCCTCCGTCCCATCACAAAAACACCCCTCAGAAACTCCTAAAGGTGCCACAGATACAAAGTCCTCTACGAGACAACCAGCCCAACTGGCAGCCACTCCTACCACCATGGTTACCACAAGTGTTCCCTCTACCATTCCAGTTGCTGCTGGCCCCAAGTTCATTG GTGCAAACGTATCACCCCAAAATGCGTCCCGCATCAGTGAAGTGGTTACCAGTCCCCCGATGCTCTCTGTCCCAGTGACCAGTACCTCTGTCAGAATGCCGTCTCCTCTCACATCCCTGACCCCTATCATGTCCCTGACCCCTCTCACGTCGGGTCAGAGAATTGTGCTGCAGCCGGTAAGGAACACCTCAGCGAACACCCTATACAAGAACCCCAAGGGACAGCTGATCCAGCTGGTTGCCCTCAGCCAGCTGAAGGCCCTTAACCCCAAACTCGTCATGCACAACAAGG GTGGGATGATCATTTTAACCATGCCTGAATGCTTGACCACCATGAAcagctccacctcctctctcaccACATTGGAGAGCAAGGGCCCTCGTAGCTGTGCTTCCACCATCAGTACTGTCCCCCTTGTCACTTTCCCAAAGACCCAGACTGCATCCAGCACCACTATCACCGCCCCTAAAACCACTGCTGGTTACGTTAGTCTCTTTCCCACCGTGACAAATGGTGGGACGTACACCTTGGAGATGGTTCCTCAGACAGGCAACAAGGAGCCCATCATCATCAAGTGTCCGGCGGTGCCAGCCCAGGGCTCCTCCAAGGTGATGCCTGTAGTAGGGGGTGTTACTGTGCTGCAGCCTCACCCGGAAACCACAGTAATTACTGTCAAATCCCCCACAAAAACGGTTAAGAACACAGGTGTCAAAGCTGACAATATCTCCACAGTGACCTCCAATGTAGACTCTAATGTAGTCTCTGAGGTGTGTAGTTGGATGCGGCCTTTCCAGAAAACCAAAACGCCTCCTAAATCCACAAAACCCCCTAAAGGACCCCAGTTTAAATTTATAAAAGCTGATGCTATCTCCCCAGCTCACTGCAATTTAGACCCTAATATCCAGCCTGAGGTAGTTATAGTGCTGCAGCCTCCCCCGAAACCCCCTATAACCCAGGTCACAATGACAGGGATCAAAGATAACACCTCCACAGCAGACTCCAATCTCCTTACTAAGATGGTTCATGTTGATGACCCCTACCAGACATGGACAGGAAGACCGAAGAGGAAGATGGTGGAGGATGAGTACGATTTGGATGATACGGATGAGGAGACGGATGAGAAGACAGACAACTCATCTGACGAGACTGATTCTGATGATTCAAGTGTTAATAAAGAGGAGCTCATCGACGTCATCAGT GAACAGCTGAAGCACAACGTGGACGAGAGGCATCGCCGTTTTGAGCTCCATGGGTGCTTCCAGCGGCTGAGAGAGACACTGAAACTTGACCAAAAAGCTGCGAAAGTGTATATCTTTAAAGAA GCGACAGAGGAGATCCAAATCCTGACTACGAAAAGTAACGACATGGAGAAGCTAAGGAGTTCACTGACCCTGGAGAGAGCAGCTTATGTCAAGAAGATGTCCCAGTTAACTGGTAATAATGGACACTGCTGTAACATTTCAGCATTCAAAAAACATTCAACCAACATCTTTCCCTCCACAGGAGAGTCTGAGAAGCAGATCCTGAGGAACATCCAGTATGTTTGTTCCCAGCAGAAGAGTGAGGAGCTACTCGTCAACAGGAATATGGAAGGAGTTCCCAAAGACTCCTCTGCTGTCTCGTCCTCTTCAGCTGTCTTGACCTGCAGTGAGGCCAGGTCGAGACCAAGACCAAGGCACATGGGAGGAGTGAcagcagaggaggaggacagggaggaggtgatggaggtggtAGACCTTCTGGAGGACACGGAGGAGGACAGGGAAGCGGTGATGGAGGTGGTAGACCTTCTGGAGGACACGGAGGAGGACAGGGAAgcggtgatggaggtggtggaccttctggaggacacagaggaggagaaaacGGACAACTCCTCGGACGAGACAGAGGATTCTGCCGATgacgacaacaacaaaaacaacaacgttAAAGGGGACGTCATTAACATCCGT GATGTTGAAGAAAgcgtagaggaggaggaggctgtagACATTGAGAATGTGGAAGACAATGCACAGAAGAGCACCACTTCACAACTGAAGGCAAAATACGCTAAAGAAGTGGAAGGAGAAAAGGGACCCAAATTAAGA GACCGAAAACAAGTCCTTGACCTGAGAGACAAATGCGAGCGCCTTGAAAAACTGAAGAGTGGGCTGACCAGGGAGAGAGCTGGTGATATTAAGAAAATCTCAAAGAAATCTG GAAAGACAGAGGAGCTCATCATCAGGAAACTGCAGGACATCTCGACCAAACAGAAGGACATGGTGTTCAAAAGGAAGTGGAGAGGGCCGTCCTCATCGGTCTCACCCAATAAAACAATTTCACTCAGGAGCACTCGACAGCCTAAGCCAAAGTCCCTGGCCCCCAGCCTCAAGTTAAAGGTCGTAGCCACCTCAGTCCCCCACTCTATCCCCCAAAAGCCTGCATCCCAACGACCCAAGACAAGTCCCATCACACCACCTTCCAGTAACCACCCCTCAACGTGGCGTTCGCCGCGTGAAAGGACCAGACCTAACATCCTGTCTGGCAGAAAAATACAGCCTGCCCCAG ATTCCCCACCAGTTCATGCTGGGTTTCTCCCTCCTCAAATGCTGTCTATAGTGGGTGGAGTGATCACATCTGAGCAGGTGATCGCCATGCAGTCTGCCCGTTCTCTGCTGCCGGGAGGACGCGCCGCTGGAATCGAAATGCGACAGTCTCAAACACCAG GTGTCGCTTCGGTCACCATCATTATCCCCTCAATGTCCGAACCCATTTCTCTCACTCCAACTTTTAATAACTGCAACAGGGGAG TTCCTAATTTCGCCGATGTCGTTTCATTGGTTAAAGCCCGACAGAACCAGTCAGCTCCAGGTGTGTCAGGGGGAGCTCAGAGGAGGCCAGCCCCAGTGAAGGGTAGGGGCAGTGGGTTGGAGTACGGAGAGGTTCTGGGGAAGCAGCTGGACCACGCTGTAGACAGTGTAGGGATCAACGACGCAGATGGAAACTCTGAGGAGGACGAAGACAACAAAGATGGTGATGGTGAAGACGAGAGCCTGGCGTCTGTCCTCAACGAGATCTTCATCCTTCACCAGCAGATTACCACAGACAACAACAGCAGCCCCAGAGGTCCTCCAGTGGTCTCCCGCATACCACATACCGAGCCTGGGCAGATGGGGACTGTGAGGGTACCCACACCTCAGACAGACAGGGTGCTACTACCACCAAAGACAGAGAAGGCGATCATCGGAGATGGAGATGACGAGCGCTCCCTCAGCCCCTTGTTCCTGAGACTGAATGATGACAAGGGCCAGGAAAAGACTTCCAAAGGCCCAGGTCTGCCAATACCACAGGCAGAGGACCTTAAAGTTGGTTTTGGATCCAACCTGAAACCATCAGAGACTGTTTCTGCTCCTGCTGTCAACGGGCACAGCCAACAAGCAAAAGCATGCACTACAAAAGGTCAAGATGTACTGCAAAAAGCACTGACCCCGCCACTGCTGCTGCAGATGAAAGTTGGAGGCGTGGCAGAGGTGCTGGAGTCCAATGAGAAGCCGGGGGATGCCCTGACCCCGCCCCCACTGCTGCAGATGAGGCCCATGCCAAGACTAGACCCACGATGA